Proteins encoded in a region of the Isoalcanivorax pacificus W11-5 genome:
- the fhuF gene encoding siderophore-iron reductase FhuF — MIDLLKPLFPGTLAPLAETLQCTPGADGLPLQRLLTDDTSLRSLLRRHGTHLGTQDLRVIACAWLLHYLAQILPPVMAGLSLLQQRWPLAPDECALRLDADGHTQALVIIHPGEAMPGDSASRYHALLHHHLAPLIRRLSDTARVPARLLWGNAARRLEGVFREAGELCRQEPLLLSRLRADEQFLLHQRRWPPAQKNPLYAPPRIVAYQGNAITLHRQCCLYYRLPDQGYCTACPLAPEFRKPKQAHR; from the coding sequence ATGATCGATCTGCTCAAGCCGCTGTTCCCTGGCACGCTGGCGCCACTGGCCGAAACACTGCAGTGCACGCCCGGCGCAGATGGCCTGCCCCTGCAGCGGCTGCTGACCGATGACACCTCCCTGCGCAGCCTGCTCAGACGCCACGGCACACACCTCGGCACACAGGACCTGCGCGTCATCGCCTGCGCCTGGCTGCTGCACTATCTGGCGCAGATACTGCCGCCGGTGATGGCCGGCCTGAGCCTGCTGCAACAGCGCTGGCCACTGGCGCCGGACGAGTGCGCGCTGCGGCTGGACGCTGACGGCCACACGCAGGCACTGGTGATCATCCATCCCGGCGAGGCGATGCCCGGCGACAGCGCCAGCCGCTATCACGCGCTGCTGCATCACCATCTGGCGCCGCTGATCCGGCGCCTGAGCGACACCGCGCGCGTCCCGGCGCGGTTGCTGTGGGGCAATGCCGCGCGGCGGCTGGAAGGCGTCTTCCGGGAGGCCGGCGAGCTGTGCCGGCAAGAGCCTCTTTTACTGTCGCGCCTGCGGGCCGACGAGCAGTTTCTGCTGCACCAGCGTCGCTGGCCACCGGCACAGAAAAACCCCTTGTACGCGCCGCCGCGCATCGTCGCATACCAGGGCAATGCCATCACGCTGCACCGGCAGTGCTGTCTCTACTACCGCCTGCCAGATCAAGGTTATTGCACCGCCTGTCCGCTGGCCCCCGAATTCAGAAAACCTAAACAAGCCCATCGCTGA
- a CDS encoding cyclic peptide export ABC transporter gives MLALLLRQSRRRMLVAVIASVLSGLCGVLLVAQINSALSADEAARTQLAWTFAALAVGMMITRALAAMLSEQLGQYALARLRHVIAARVMAADFRQVEQLGSARVQSALAEHSTNVAQFFVSVPAILNNAVVVLACLVYMALLSWQVLLAAVVVIGLGSLGYHLAHLRALGHLSAASVAQDGLFGYFRALTDGAKELRLHRDKRQRFLDDVLGQSIESVRHARATGMSIFVASASWGNFLIYAFIGLVLFVLVGDVPDRARIMTGFALIFVYMVTPLEVLLMNIPRANLARVSAARIEEITTDIGAETPAGRTAPTQFRRLSLQGVRHRYYHEQSDEFFELGPIDLAFSPGTVTFLIGGNGSGKTTLAKLLAGLYTPEEGTICLDGEPVTERDRDDYRQLFSAVFSDFHLFDRLLEAPGTASDEAGNRLLARLHLQHKVQVRNGAFTTQALSQGQRKRLALVVACLEDRPFLIFDEWAADQDPVFKEVFYHEVLPALREQGKAVLVISHDDRYFDAGDRLLRLDSGRLSPLQAAPPARAVLAEN, from the coding sequence ATGCTTGCCCTGTTGTTACGCCAGTCCCGCCGCCGGATGCTTGTGGCGGTGATCGCCAGTGTCCTGTCGGGGTTGTGCGGTGTGTTGCTGGTGGCGCAGATCAACAGCGCGCTGAGCGCCGATGAAGCGGCCCGCACGCAGCTGGCGTGGACGTTTGCCGCGCTGGCCGTGGGCATGATGATCACTCGCGCGCTGGCTGCGATGCTGTCGGAACAACTGGGGCAGTACGCGCTGGCCCGGCTGCGGCATGTGATAGCTGCGCGGGTGATGGCGGCGGATTTCCGCCAGGTGGAGCAGCTTGGCAGTGCGCGGGTGCAGTCGGCACTGGCGGAGCACAGCACCAACGTGGCGCAATTTTTTGTCAGCGTGCCGGCGATCCTGAATAACGCCGTGGTGGTACTGGCCTGCCTGGTGTACATGGCGCTGTTGTCGTGGCAGGTATTGCTGGCGGCGGTGGTGGTGATCGGCCTGGGGTCGCTGGGTTATCACCTGGCGCATCTGCGTGCGCTCGGGCATCTCAGCGCAGCATCGGTGGCGCAGGACGGGCTGTTCGGGTATTTCCGCGCGCTCACCGATGGTGCCAAGGAACTGCGGCTGCACCGTGACAAGCGGCAACGCTTTCTCGACGATGTGCTCGGCCAGTCGATTGAATCCGTGCGCCATGCACGCGCCACCGGCATGTCGATCTTTGTCGCCTCGGCGAGCTGGGGCAATTTCCTGATCTATGCGTTTATCGGGCTGGTGCTGTTTGTGCTGGTGGGCGATGTGCCGGACCGGGCGCGGATCATGACCGGCTTTGCGCTGATCTTCGTCTATATGGTGACGCCGCTGGAAGTGCTGCTGATGAATATCCCGCGTGCCAATCTGGCGCGGGTGTCGGCGGCCAGGATCGAAGAGATCACAACGGATATCGGCGCGGAAACGCCAGCGGGCCGGACGGCGCCGACGCAATTCCGGCGCCTGTCACTGCAGGGGGTGCGGCACCGTTACTACCACGAGCAGAGTGACGAATTTTTCGAACTGGGACCGATTGATCTGGCATTCAGCCCGGGCACGGTGACCTTTCTGATCGGCGGCAACGGCAGTGGCAAGACGACGCTGGCGAAACTGCTGGCGGGGTTGTACACCCCGGAGGAAGGCACGATATGCCTGGATGGCGAACCGGTGACGGAACGTGACCGCGATGACTACCGGCAACTTTTTTCTGCGGTGTTCTCGGACTTCCATCTTTTTGACCGCCTGCTGGAAGCGCCCGGCACCGCCTCCGATGAGGCCGGCAACCGGCTGCTGGCGCGGTTGCATCTGCAGCACAAGGTGCAGGTGCGCAACGGTGCCTTCACCACCCAGGCGCTGTCACAGGGCCAGCGCAAGCGGCTGGCGCTGGTGGTGGCCTGTCTTGAGGACCGGCCGTTTCTGATCTTCGATGAGTGGGCGGCGGATCAGGACCCGGTGTTCAAGGAAGTGTTCTATCACGAGGTGCTGCCGGCGCTGCGCGAACAGGGCAAGGCGGTGCTGGTGATTTCCCACGATGACCGCTATTTCGATGCCGGCGACCGCCTGTTGCGGCTGGACAGCGGGCGCCTGTCGCCCTTGCAGGCGGCGCCGCCCGCGCGTGCGGTGCTGGCAGAAAACTGA
- a CDS encoding DUF3592 domain-containing protein produces the protein MKTLLVFKVLFPLIGFGALTGAWLLYSDAREFVATSTATEGTVVELVRSRSSDSTTYAPQVTFTDAQGRAHAFTSRTSSNPPAYHVGETVRVLYRSGSPEQARIDGFFSLWGGALIVGILGSVFALVGLGMVLVPMLRQRRAAQLRASGRRIEAAFQGVEHNTSLTVNGRHPFCVISQWQNPATSQVHVFRSDNLWFDPSEYITRTQIPVYIDPADPDRYHVDLSFLPALAG, from the coding sequence ATGAAAACCCTGCTGGTGTTCAAGGTATTGTTCCCGCTGATCGGCTTCGGGGCGCTGACGGGCGCCTGGCTGCTGTACAGCGATGCCCGTGAGTTTGTTGCCACATCGACGGCGACCGAGGGCACGGTGGTGGAACTGGTGCGCTCGCGTTCCAGTGACTCGACCACTTACGCACCGCAGGTGACCTTTACCGATGCACAGGGCCGTGCGCACGCCTTTACCTCCCGGACCAGCAGCAACCCACCGGCCTATCATGTCGGCGAAACAGTGCGCGTGCTGTACCGCTCGGGGTCACCGGAGCAGGCACGTATCGACGGGTTTTTCTCGCTCTGGGGTGGCGCGTTGATTGTCGGCATCCTCGGCAGCGTGTTTGCGCTGGTCGGGCTGGGCATGGTGCTGGTGCCGATGCTGCGCCAACGGCGTGCGGCGCAGTTGCGTGCCAGCGGCCGGCGGATCGAGGCGGCGTTCCAGGGCGTGGAGCACAACACCTCGCTGACGGTCAACGGCCGTCATCCGTTCTGTGTGATCAGCCAGTGGCAGAATCCGGCCACCTCGCAGGTGCACGTGTTCCGCAGTGACAACCTCTGGTTTGACCCGTCGGAGTACATCACCCGCACGCAGATTCCTGTCTATATTGATCCGGCTGATCCGGATCGTTATCACGTCGATCTGTCGTTTCTGCCCGCCCTGGCCGGATAA
- a CDS encoding ATP-binding protein: protein MSLQRRLLWILGLSFSLLWLLAAFWLQRDLEQRLQDTLDQRLAASARMVGGLVMQLPEDAWQVPGGATLSVPADISVACQVRDGSGGIFLQTHSALPDLLAGGGVGFHDRDIGGEPWRVYTREFNGLFISTADRLTERHALQREILFAAALPFVIALLGSLLALWLGIRRGLRPLARLRDALSQRDPASPEAVDIGPVPDELAPVLTTLDRLLRDTGDLLHREQRFTSDAAHELRTPLTAIKTHLQVARRTDPARADASLAQAEAAVARLQRTLEHLLMLARLDSHEDWPTGTRIGLDVLLQQIRDALPPTERLHLPRTLPARAPHLPSELAAVALRNLLDNALRHTRGAVTVQVTETQDDELLIEVCDEGERLSDTDISQLTRRFWRHPSSDGSGLGLAITEAIARRAGGRLELAPGQAGGLRATLCLPAYPARAGRNDRST from the coding sequence ATGAGCCTGCAACGTCGTCTGCTGTGGATACTCGGCCTGTCCTTCAGCCTGCTGTGGTTGCTGGCCGCCTTCTGGTTGCAACGCGATCTTGAACAGCGGCTACAAGACACGCTGGACCAGCGCCTGGCCGCCTCAGCGCGCATGGTCGGCGGACTGGTAATGCAACTGCCGGAAGATGCCTGGCAAGTCCCCGGCGGCGCCACGCTGTCCGTGCCGGCAGATATCAGCGTCGCCTGCCAGGTGCGCGACGGCAGCGGCGGTATCTTCCTGCAAACCCACAGCGCGCTACCCGACCTGCTGGCCGGCGGCGGCGTCGGCTTTCATGATCGCGATATCGGCGGCGAACCCTGGCGCGTCTACACCCGCGAATTCAACGGGCTGTTTATCAGCACCGCAGATCGCCTGACCGAGCGCCACGCCCTGCAACGGGAAATCCTGTTCGCCGCCGCGCTGCCGTTTGTGATCGCCCTGCTCGGCAGCCTGCTGGCGCTCTGGCTCGGCATACGGCGTGGCTTGCGCCCCCTGGCGCGGCTGCGCGACGCGCTGTCCCAACGTGATCCGGCCAGCCCGGAAGCCGTCGATATCGGCCCGGTGCCGGATGAGCTCGCACCAGTGCTGACCACGCTGGACCGACTGCTGCGCGACACCGGCGATCTGCTGCATCGCGAACAACGTTTCACCAGCGACGCCGCGCACGAACTGCGCACACCGCTGACCGCCATCAAGACCCACCTGCAAGTGGCTCGCCGTACCGACCCGGCCCGTGCCGACGCCTCACTGGCGCAAGCAGAAGCCGCCGTGGCACGGCTGCAGCGCACACTGGAACACCTGCTGATGCTGGCACGGCTGGACAGCCACGAAGACTGGCCCACTGGCACGCGCATCGGCCTGGACGTGCTGCTGCAACAGATACGTGACGCGCTGCCACCCACCGAACGCCTGCACCTGCCCCGGACCTTGCCCGCCCGCGCACCGCACCTGCCCAGTGAACTGGCAGCGGTCGCGCTGCGTAATCTGCTCGACAACGCCCTGCGCCACACCCGCGGCGCCGTGACCGTACAGGTTACCGAAACACAGGACGATGAATTGCTGATTGAAGTCTGCGACGAAGGTGAACGGCTGAGTGACACGGACATCAGCCAACTGACGCGCCGCTTCTGGCGTCATCCTTCCAGCGACGGCAGCGGGTTGGGGCTGGCGATTACCGAAGCCATTGCCCGCCGCGCCGGGGGCAGGCTCGAACTGGCGCCGGGCCAGGCCGGTGGCCTGCGGGCCACACTGTGCCTGCCGGCTTATCCGGCCAGGGCGGGCAGAAACGACAGATCGACGTGA
- a CDS encoding response regulator produces MHILLVEDDTLVASGIQAGLALHDFTVDHVRTARAARAALDTLHSDAVILDLGLPDQDGISLLRDWRAAGKPMPVLVLTARDAVPDRVAGLHAGADDYLSKPFDLDELVARLHALLRRAAGRAQPLIEHGPLQLDPAARHITWQGVAVNLPRRELLLLEKLLHSRGAVLSAEQLKDSLYGFDTGVESNALNVHIHHLRRKLCPGIVQTVRGLGYRLGAVDELT; encoded by the coding sequence ATGCATATCCTGCTGGTAGAAGACGACACGCTGGTGGCCTCCGGCATCCAGGCCGGACTGGCGCTGCACGACTTCACCGTCGACCATGTGCGCACCGCCAGGGCCGCGCGCGCAGCGCTGGACACGCTGCACAGTGATGCAGTGATCCTTGATCTCGGCCTGCCCGACCAGGACGGCATAAGCCTGCTGCGCGACTGGCGCGCCGCCGGCAAACCTATGCCCGTGCTGGTGCTCACCGCCCGCGACGCGGTGCCGGACCGTGTCGCCGGGCTGCATGCCGGCGCCGATGATTACCTGTCCAAGCCGTTTGATCTGGACGAACTGGTGGCGCGACTGCACGCCTTGCTGCGCCGCGCTGCGGGCCGCGCGCAACCGCTGATCGAACATGGCCCGCTACAGCTTGATCCGGCAGCGCGCCATATCACCTGGCAGGGCGTAGCGGTGAACCTGCCGCGCCGGGAACTGTTGCTGCTGGAAAAACTGCTGCATTCCCGTGGCGCCGTACTCAGCGCCGAACAGCTCAAGGACAGCCTGTACGGCTTCGACACCGGCGTGGAAAGCAATGCACTGAACGTGCACATCCACCACCTGCGGCGCAAACTCTGCCCCGGCATCGTGCAGACCGTGCGCGGCCTCGGGTATCGTCTCGGCGCAGTGGATGAACTGACATGA
- the dsbD gene encoding protein-disulfide reductase DsbD, translating to MVRSVMLVVLGLCCVVLARADFLQASFLQPDQAFRYQLTPGDDGLVTLHWDIADGYYLYRKAFEINGTPAPLAAIDFPQGEMIEDEFFGASEVYFHQAVIEIRPGAARTLSLTWQGCAEAGLCYPPQHASVTLPGVNGPDMNEPDVPAPAEDQQLAATLADGHLLWGVAAFFGLGLLLAFTPCVLPMLPVLSALVVGRQARGWQGFTLALAYVLPMALTYAALGVATALAGASMQAVFQQPWVVSLFAVLFVLLALAMFGFFTLQWPGWLRDRLNRAGERQRGGTLLSAAAMGVLSAFLMGPCMTAPLAGALLYIAESGDVMQGGLALFALGLGMGVPLLLVATAGAHLLPKPGGWMDAVKTGFGFVLLGMALWFMARLLPSALVLALWGTLLLSAALMLWRATGQVRAPVTPGGLLAGALALLAGVWSLLMLGGAAVGGESPWQPLAPLARAAAPGSENDFMARFQPVPDVATLTTQLANAGARGQWTLVDFYADWCVSCHVIEAEVFGDPAVQAALDSVQLLRPDVTANNADDRALMQRYGIIGPPTLLLIGPDGEERRAQRVMGEINAADFLARWQAATEQE from the coding sequence ATGGTCAGGTCGGTGATGCTGGTAGTGCTGGGGTTGTGCTGTGTAGTGCTGGCCCGGGCGGACTTTCTACAGGCGAGCTTTCTCCAACCCGATCAGGCTTTCCGTTATCAGTTGACGCCGGGGGACGATGGCCTGGTGACGCTGCACTGGGACATCGCGGACGGCTACTACCTGTACCGCAAGGCGTTCGAGATCAACGGCACGCCAGCGCCACTGGCAGCCATCGACTTTCCGCAGGGCGAGATGATCGAGGACGAGTTCTTCGGCGCCTCGGAAGTGTATTTCCACCAGGCGGTGATCGAGATCCGGCCAGGTGCCGCTCGCACGCTGTCACTGACCTGGCAGGGCTGTGCGGAAGCGGGGCTGTGCTATCCGCCTCAGCACGCCAGCGTGACCTTGCCCGGCGTGAACGGGCCGGACATGAACGAGCCCGATGTGCCGGCGCCCGCCGAGGATCAGCAACTGGCGGCCACGCTGGCGGACGGTCACCTGCTCTGGGGTGTGGCGGCGTTTTTTGGTCTGGGTCTGCTGCTGGCCTTCACGCCCTGTGTGTTGCCCATGTTGCCGGTGCTGTCCGCGCTGGTGGTGGGGCGGCAGGCGCGCGGCTGGCAGGGCTTTACGCTGGCGCTGGCCTATGTGCTGCCGATGGCGCTGACGTATGCGGCGCTGGGCGTAGCGACGGCGCTGGCGGGCGCGAGCATGCAGGCGGTGTTTCAGCAGCCCTGGGTGGTGTCGCTGTTTGCGGTGTTGTTTGTGTTGCTGGCGCTGGCGATGTTCGGGTTTTTCACGCTGCAGTGGCCGGGTTGGCTGCGTGACAGGCTGAACCGTGCCGGTGAACGCCAGCGCGGCGGCACGCTGCTCAGTGCGGCGGCGATGGGCGTGTTGTCCGCGTTTCTTATGGGGCCGTGCATGACCGCACCGCTGGCGGGCGCGTTGCTGTATATCGCGGAAAGTGGCGATGTGATGCAGGGCGGCCTGGCATTGTTTGCGCTGGGTCTGGGCATGGGCGTGCCGCTGTTGCTGGTGGCGACGGCAGGCGCGCATCTGCTGCCGAAACCGGGTGGCTGGATGGACGCGGTGAAAACGGGTTTCGGATTTGTGCTGCTGGGCATGGCGCTGTGGTTTATGGCGCGGCTGTTGCCATCGGCGCTGGTGCTGGCGCTGTGGGGCACGTTGCTGCTTTCGGCGGCGCTGATGCTCTGGCGTGCCACGGGGCAAGTGCGCGCACCGGTTACACCGGGTGGGCTGCTGGCAGGCGCGCTGGCACTGCTGGCGGGGGTCTGGTCGCTGTTGATGCTTGGCGGCGCTGCCGTCGGTGGCGAGTCGCCCTGGCAGCCGCTGGCGCCTTTGGCGAGGGCGGCGGCGCCAGGGTCGGAGAATGATTTCATGGCGCGTTTTCAACCTGTGCCGGATGTGGCCACGCTGACGACACAACTGGCGAATGCCGGTGCGCGGGGACAGTGGACGCTGGTGGATTTTTACGCGGACTGGTGCGTCTCCTGTCACGTGATCGAGGCCGAAGTATTCGGTGATCCGGCGGTGCAGGCTGCGCTGGACTCGGTTCAGTTGCTGCGCCCGGATGTCACTGCCAACAACGCCGACGACAGGGCACTGATGCAACGCTATGGCATTATCGGCCCGCCCACGCTGTTGTTGATCGGGCCGGACGGTGAAGAGCGGCGTGCGCAACGGGTGATGGGTGAAATTAATGCGGCGGATTTTCTTGCCCGCTGGCAGGCGGCGACGGAACAGGAGTAG
- a CDS encoding TlpA disulfide reductase family protein has protein sequence MLSVSLGPLVMSVQRGLLVLAVLVALMVAMFLARQRRVPVADAVISVLGWGVLGARLVFVVRYWSDYAAAPWSIVDIRDGGFDPLGGVLAAVLYAGWVGWRRAALRRPLAIALGTGVGVWLLSTVAFLSLENTARELPAVPLATLSGGDTSLAARHDGRPMVVNLWATWCPPCRREMPVLEVAQQARPDVQFVFVNQREPLWTVQQFLMQQSLQLTNVVLDTQGELSAHVGSFALPTTLFYDAGGKLVDSHLGEVSHATLRHALQRLAPSESSEKE, from the coding sequence ATGTTGTCAGTGAGTCTGGGGCCGCTGGTGATGTCGGTGCAGCGCGGGTTGCTGGTGCTGGCGGTGTTGGTGGCGCTGATGGTGGCGATGTTTCTGGCGCGGCAGCGGCGGGTGCCGGTGGCGGACGCGGTGATCTCGGTGCTGGGCTGGGGTGTGCTGGGCGCGCGGCTGGTGTTTGTGGTGCGTTACTGGAGTGATTACGCCGCCGCGCCCTGGTCGATCGTGGACATCCGCGATGGCGGTTTTGATCCGCTCGGCGGTGTGCTGGCGGCGGTGTTGTATGCCGGCTGGGTTGGCTGGCGCCGTGCGGCGTTGCGGCGACCGCTGGCCATCGCGCTGGGTACCGGTGTGGGTGTCTGGCTGCTGAGTACGGTGGCGTTTCTGTCGCTGGAAAATACTGCACGGGAACTGCCGGCGGTGCCGCTGGCGACGCTCAGCGGTGGCGACACCTCGCTTGCTGCACGCCACGATGGCCGACCGATGGTGGTGAATCTGTGGGCTACCTGGTGCCCGCCGTGCCGACGTGAAATGCCGGTGCTGGAAGTGGCGCAGCAGGCACGTCCGGACGTGCAGTTCGTGTTTGTCAATCAGCGCGAGCCGCTGTGGACGGTGCAGCAGTTTCTGATGCAGCAATCGTTGCAGCTGACCAATGTGGTGCTGGATACACAGGGTGAACTGTCCGCGCATGTGGGCTCGTTTGCGTTGCCGACCACGCTGTTTTATGACGCCGGGGGCAAGCTGGTGGACAGTCACCTCGGTGAAGTCTCCCACGCCACGTTGCGGCACGCGCTGCAACGCTTGGCACCGAGTGAATCATCTGAAAAGGAGTAA
- the dsbG gene encoding thiol:disulfide interchange protein DsbG, with product MRALFYGLLWVLSLPVAADDALPAPITALTTRGLSVVDTFEAPGDLSGYVMSVQGRQLTVFVTKDGQHALVGTLLDAQGNDLSEAPLNAAMSAQYAGAWDTLENSHWIADGDNDAPRVIYTFTDANCPFCHRFWQATQPWVESGKVQVRHVLVAMLRPDSLPKAVAMLADEDPGAALARHNHAYEQGGISPAPTPSSTLTSQVQANTDVMRSLGLGGTPATFYQDAEGNVVVKQGLPGDAEMAHVMGSPKP from the coding sequence GTGCGCGCATTGTTTTATGGATTGCTGTGGGTGCTGAGCCTGCCGGTGGCAGCGGACGATGCCCTGCCTGCGCCGATCACGGCCCTGACCACACGCGGTCTGTCAGTGGTGGATACCTTCGAGGCGCCAGGTGATCTGTCCGGTTATGTGATGAGTGTTCAAGGCCGTCAGCTCACTGTATTTGTCACCAAAGATGGCCAGCACGCACTGGTCGGCACGCTGCTCGATGCGCAGGGCAATGACCTGTCGGAAGCGCCGCTGAACGCCGCCATGTCAGCGCAATACGCCGGCGCCTGGGACACGCTGGAGAACAGCCACTGGATCGCTGACGGCGATAACGATGCGCCGCGTGTGATCTATACCTTTACCGATGCCAACTGCCCGTTCTGCCATCGCTTCTGGCAGGCGACGCAGCCGTGGGTCGAATCCGGCAAGGTGCAGGTGCGGCATGTGCTGGTGGCGATGCTGCGCCCGGACAGCCTGCCAAAAGCGGTGGCGATGCTGGCGGACGAGGACCCGGGTGCGGCGCTGGCGCGGCATAATCATGCCTATGAACAGGGCGGCATTTCGCCGGCGCCAACGCCATCAAGTACGCTGACCTCGCAAGTGCAGGCCAACACCGACGTCATGCGCAGTCTCGGGCTGGGTGGTACGCCCGCGACGTTCTACCAGGATGCAGAGGGCAATGTGGTGGTGAAGCAGGGCTTGCCCGGTGACGCGGAGATGGCGCACGTCATGGGCAGCCCGAAACCGTAA
- a CDS encoding phospholipase D family protein: MLRLLSRIATLVILLMVCTALLNSCKSLPAGLSTSTPPRVVQDARLLVDYTGVDGKGQRHIDQQIFDEVFRLIDQAEKLIVVDMFLYNDFQGEPPEKHRALSSELTRHLIERKQAVPGLRVIVITDPINNLYGGLPAPHLDALRDAGIDVVITDLKKLRDSNPSWSGLWRLCCQWFGNNDQHGWLPNPVGPGKVTLRSYLTLINFKANHRKSLVVDEGASWTGMVMSANPHDGSSAHGNVALRFGGPAALDLLHTELAVIGFSDDSIDLTGLPVAPPATAVAPDDALIQVLTEADIRDALIAAVNSAQPGDQLQIEVFYFSHRDLLQSLLDAAERGVDLRILLDPNKDAFGREKNGIPNRQVALTLHRAGIPVRWCNTSGEQCHTKLMLLVRANGNAELILGSANFTRRNLDDFNLETDVHVQAPADHTLIRDTLGMFEKRWGNTGDVIYSLDYSAFEDDSTMRYWLYRFMEASGWSSF, encoded by the coding sequence ATGCTCCGTCTGCTGTCCCGTATCGCCACCCTGGTCATTCTGCTGATGGTCTGCACCGCCCTGTTGAACAGCTGCAAATCCCTGCCCGCCGGCCTGAGCACCAGCACGCCGCCACGTGTGGTACAGGACGCCCGCCTGCTGGTGGACTACACGGGCGTCGATGGCAAGGGCCAACGGCATATCGACCAGCAGATTTTCGACGAGGTGTTCCGGCTGATTGACCAGGCGGAAAAACTGATCGTCGTGGACATGTTCCTGTACAACGATTTCCAGGGCGAGCCACCAGAAAAGCACCGCGCCTTGTCCAGCGAACTGACCCGTCACCTGATCGAGCGCAAGCAGGCCGTACCCGGTCTGCGCGTCATCGTCATCACTGACCCGATCAACAATCTCTACGGCGGACTGCCGGCGCCCCATCTGGACGCCCTGCGCGACGCCGGCATCGACGTGGTCATCACCGACCTGAAGAAACTGCGTGACTCCAACCCGTCCTGGTCCGGTCTATGGCGCCTGTGCTGCCAGTGGTTCGGCAACAACGACCAGCACGGCTGGCTGCCGAACCCGGTCGGCCCCGGCAAGGTGACGTTGCGCAGCTATCTGACGCTGATCAACTTCAAGGCCAACCACCGCAAGTCACTGGTGGTGGATGAAGGCGCAAGCTGGACCGGCATGGTGATGTCCGCCAATCCGCACGATGGCAGCAGTGCACACGGCAACGTCGCCCTGCGTTTCGGGGGCCCGGCGGCGCTGGACCTATTGCACACAGAGCTGGCGGTGATCGGTTTTTCCGACGACAGCATTGACCTCACCGGCCTGCCTGTGGCACCACCGGCCACCGCCGTGGCACCCGACGACGCACTGATACAGGTGCTGACCGAAGCCGACATCCGCGATGCGCTGATTGCGGCAGTCAACAGCGCCCAGCCGGGCGACCAGTTGCAGATCGAAGTGTTCTATTTTTCCCATCGCGATTTACTGCAGTCACTGCTGGACGCCGCCGAACGCGGCGTAGACCTGCGCATCCTGCTCGACCCGAACAAGGATGCCTTCGGCCGCGAGAAAAACGGCATCCCCAACCGCCAGGTTGCGCTGACATTGCACCGCGCCGGCATCCCCGTGCGCTGGTGCAATACCTCCGGCGAACAGTGCCACACCAAATTGATGCTGCTGGTGCGCGCCAACGGCAACGCCGAGCTGATTCTCGGTTCAGCCAATTTCACCCGTCGCAACCTGGATGATTTCAACCTGGAAACCGATGTGCATGTACAGGCACCGGCAGATCACACGCTGATCCGCGACACGCTGGGCATGTTCGAAAAACGCTGGGGCAATACCGGTGATGTGATCTACAGCCTCGACTACAGTGCCTTCGAGGATGACTCGACCATGCGCTACTGGCTGTACCGGTTCATGGAAGCCAGTGGCTGGTCGTCCTTCTGA